A single Thermogemmatispora onikobensis DNA region contains:
- a CDS encoding NTPase, which translates to MGEAYLLTGEPGSGKTTAIKKVVAALGPEHCGGFYTEEVRVNGQRTGFEIVTLDGQRGLLASTSYSGPLRVGRYGVDLTALESLGLAAIQEALQTRPVVILDEIGPMELLSPAFREAVSAVLASPRMLVGTIVLRPYPGADELKQRPGTHLLELTTTNRDQLTEELVTSLLQKLSEQGMLKRGEEQEEKQE; encoded by the coding sequence ATGGGAGAGGCTTATCTGCTCACGGGAGAGCCGGGCAGTGGCAAGACAACAGCGATCAAGAAGGTGGTCGCGGCGCTCGGCCCCGAGCATTGCGGTGGCTTCTATACCGAGGAGGTGCGCGTCAATGGCCAGCGCACCGGTTTTGAAATCGTCACACTCGACGGACAGCGCGGCCTGCTCGCCAGCACCAGCTATAGCGGGCCGCTACGTGTGGGCCGCTACGGTGTCGATCTGACAGCCCTGGAGTCGCTGGGTCTGGCCGCCATCCAGGAGGCCCTCCAGACACGCCCCGTGGTCATTCTCGATGAGATCGGGCCTATGGAGCTGCTCTCTCCGGCCTTCCGCGAAGCCGTCAGCGCCGTCCTTGCCAGTCCTCGCATGCTCGTCGGTACCATTGTTCTGCGTCCTTATCCTGGGGCCGATGAGCTGAAGCAACGACCCGGTACCCACCTTCTGGAACTGACTACTACCAACCGTGACCAGTTGACAGAGGAGCTGGTCACCTCCTTGCTGCAAAAACTGAGCGAGCAGGGTATGCTAAAGAGAGGGGAGGAGCAGGAAGAGAAGCAGGAGTAG
- a CDS encoding tetratricopeptide repeat protein, protein METAHQTETGSYRPASSPIEAWERAGERLRILLVVSSPIDEPERINAELEIQEIYRQLLWSRVPAALIRLHPPTWRFLQATLHARPFDIVHIIGHSRGDELQLEQEDGSSDWVPAAELAALFQDTHVRLVVLNSCRSERLGDELVRQGVPAVLATTRQLHSETATLLASSLYAALARGISPKEALEFIRRTLQREPRQLAAQDQVVTLLGPDSEEPLRPGLPQAGDPEYFPCEPPHNLPAARARSFCDRVLELQRLAELLSSGPSPFIGLIGLAGSGKSTLAIELAHRYSWRFTRGIAYASLRRMRPFDLASLLAHLDWGLEEAPGSRQRALALYEMGRGPLLLILDDLEEATASEVEALCDLLSAWDTSLGGRALLLMRHRRSEFDQLLQTNWLTVGQLPAQAAYEFVEERLGGKEIARAQLGRHLQELPRLCYYHPKLMTLATSALQLGIPWPELVTQLRQLSGKPLKQMEQLLHLTIAWVTKESPLAGQLLECWPVFAESCPESAWRFVQAGRLPQPGEHLWQQQNEALEAIQRATILERAESPSGLQCRMHPLISDYLRLHRWQALSQEKRAEYLRRHLLFYIEEYRSKAGPEPALDWNNIALALEGARSLGLWSDVLRLADELAGKREAPLLKRHQLKQALQVLEAALEAARQLKRTQSEATFLLQRGICHYRLAEYQLAYQDVVASLQLARQSAHEALISAAELELGRICYRLMRYEEAEEHFEAVRAEATARGDRWQEAAALHELGRLAYRRRQFEPALQVLAEARRLREQLGDQEGLARTLHEQGRLQHELALLSQEPAKLDDAQALYLRSLTLRRQMNDRVGEEATLHQLGLLAFHRGDLPQAHAYYAASMQLARELNDRFWIVHNQFRSARLLWLEGQQQAALSEAQEALALCHLLGIGLENEIEEWLRAPA, encoded by the coding sequence ATGGAGACGGCCCATCAGACAGAGACAGGCAGCTATCGACCGGCCAGCAGCCCTATTGAAGCCTGGGAGCGAGCGGGTGAGCGTCTGCGTATCTTGTTGGTAGTTAGCTCACCCATCGATGAGCCAGAGCGAATCAATGCTGAGCTGGAGATCCAGGAGATCTATCGCCAGTTGCTATGGTCACGAGTGCCAGCAGCGCTCATTCGTCTGCATCCACCAACCTGGCGTTTCTTGCAGGCCACCTTGCATGCTCGTCCTTTCGATATCGTGCACATCATCGGCCATAGCCGCGGCGACGAGCTGCAGCTTGAGCAGGAAGATGGGAGCAGCGATTGGGTACCCGCCGCTGAGCTGGCAGCTCTCTTCCAGGATACGCACGTGAGGCTGGTGGTGCTGAATAGTTGCCGCAGTGAGCGCCTGGGCGACGAGCTGGTCAGGCAGGGTGTACCAGCGGTGCTGGCCACAACGCGCCAACTGCATAGCGAGACGGCCACTCTGCTGGCCAGTTCGCTCTATGCGGCTCTGGCCCGGGGCATTAGCCCAAAAGAGGCCCTGGAGTTCATTCGGCGCACGTTGCAGCGAGAGCCGCGCCAGCTTGCGGCCCAGGACCAGGTGGTGACGCTTCTCGGACCAGACTCCGAGGAGCCACTGCGCCCAGGACTGCCACAGGCAGGCGATCCTGAGTATTTTCCTTGTGAGCCACCCCACAATCTGCCTGCCGCTCGGGCGCGCAGCTTCTGCGATCGCGTCCTCGAACTGCAACGCCTGGCCGAGCTGCTGAGCAGCGGCCCCTCTCCTTTCATCGGCCTGATCGGCCTGGCCGGCAGCGGCAAGTCAACGCTGGCCATTGAGCTGGCCCATCGCTATAGCTGGCGCTTCACACGCGGTATCGCTTACGCCTCGCTGCGCCGGATGCGCCCTTTCGATCTGGCCAGCCTCCTGGCACACCTGGATTGGGGCCTGGAAGAAGCTCCTGGCAGCCGCCAGCGCGCTCTGGCTCTCTACGAGATGGGACGCGGCCCGCTCCTGCTCATCCTCGATGATCTGGAGGAGGCGACCGCGTCAGAGGTCGAGGCTCTCTGCGATCTGCTGAGCGCCTGGGATACCTCCCTGGGAGGCCGGGCCCTCCTGCTTATGCGCCACCGCCGCTCTGAATTCGATCAGCTGTTGCAGACGAACTGGCTCACCGTGGGCCAGCTCCCGGCTCAGGCCGCTTACGAGTTCGTTGAAGAACGCCTGGGCGGCAAGGAGATCGCTCGCGCACAGCTGGGTCGCCACTTGCAGGAGTTACCGCGCCTCTGCTACTACCATCCCAAGCTCATGACGCTGGCTACTTCGGCCCTCCAGCTGGGCATTCCCTGGCCGGAGCTGGTCACTCAGCTTCGCCAGCTCTCCGGGAAACCTCTCAAGCAAATGGAGCAGCTCCTGCACCTGACTATCGCCTGGGTGACCAAAGAGTCACCCCTGGCCGGCCAGTTGCTCGAATGCTGGCCGGTCTTTGCCGAGTCCTGCCCCGAATCCGCCTGGCGCTTCGTTCAGGCCGGCAGGCTCCCCCAACCAGGCGAGCACCTCTGGCAGCAGCAAAATGAAGCCCTGGAGGCGATCCAGCGCGCCACCATCCTGGAGCGAGCAGAAAGCCCCAGCGGCCTCCAGTGCCGCATGCATCCGCTGATCAGCGACTACCTGCGCCTTCATCGCTGGCAGGCGCTTTCTCAGGAAAAACGCGCTGAATACCTGCGCCGCCATCTTCTCTTCTATATAGAAGAATACCGATCAAAAGCGGGACCAGAGCCGGCGCTGGACTGGAACAACATCGCTCTGGCCCTTGAGGGGGCGCGGAGCCTGGGTCTGTGGTCAGATGTATTGAGACTGGCCGACGAGCTGGCGGGGAAGAGAGAGGCGCCGCTGCTGAAGCGTCATCAGCTCAAGCAGGCTCTGCAGGTTCTGGAGGCGGCTCTGGAGGCGGCCCGCCAGCTCAAGCGGACGCAGTCGGAAGCGACCTTTCTGCTCCAGCGTGGCATCTGTCATTACCGCCTGGCGGAATATCAGCTTGCCTATCAGGATGTCGTAGCCAGCCTGCAACTGGCGCGGCAGTCCGCACATGAAGCGCTGATCAGCGCCGCCGAGCTGGAGCTTGGTCGCATCTGCTATCGGCTGATGCGCTATGAGGAGGCCGAAGAGCACTTTGAGGCGGTACGGGCAGAGGCAACGGCCAGAGGAGATCGCTGGCAGGAGGCCGCCGCCCTGCACGAGCTAGGGCGCCTGGCTTACCGCCGGCGCCAGTTCGAGCCTGCCCTGCAAGTGCTCGCTGAGGCCCGACGTCTGCGTGAGCAATTGGGCGATCAGGAAGGACTGGCACGTACGCTGCACGAGCAGGGGCGCCTTCAGCACGAGCTGGCCCTGCTCAGTCAGGAACCAGCCAAACTGGATGACGCCCAGGCCCTCTATCTGCGCAGTCTGACCCTGCGCCGGCAGATGAACGACCGCGTAGGCGAAGAGGCCACGCTCCATCAGCTCGGTTTGCTGGCCTTTCATCGCGGTGATCTGCCGCAAGCCCATGCCTACTATGCCGCCTCAATGCAGCTGGCCCGCGAGCTGAACGACCGCTTCTGGATCGTTCACAATCAGTTTCGTTCGGCCCGGCTGCTCTGGCTTGAGGGCCAGCAGCAGGCCGCCCTCTCTGAGGCCCAGGAAGCGCTGGCCCTCTGCCACTTGCTGGGCATCGGCCTGGAGAATGAGATCGAAGAATGGCTTCGTGCACCTGCATAA
- a CDS encoding caspase family protein: MKFHAVLVGINRYQDARISALQYAASDAERFYGQLASSLAAEDLSLQLLIDEQATRKAIVTVIGEHLPRQASRDDVVLLYFAGHGSPETGNLPGSFSRYLIAHDTEYDAIFATGLDLEYDLIRLLQRLPARLVVVILDTCFSGRAGGRTFEGPILRSQRARLRGPGSPALVPPRLSDLPLGEGRIILAACDDDEVAREDERLHQGVFSYFLLQVLSGAETAATGAGESRERTISLSTLYERVALAVVTFTGGRQHPVLNGRLSLARLPLLRLPER; the protein is encoded by the coding sequence ATGAAATTCCATGCCGTTCTCGTTGGCATCAACCGCTATCAGGACGCGCGCATCAGCGCTCTGCAGTATGCAGCCAGCGATGCAGAGCGCTTCTATGGCCAGCTGGCCAGCAGTCTGGCGGCGGAGGATCTCAGTCTGCAGCTCCTGATCGATGAGCAAGCAACGCGCAAGGCTATTGTCACCGTCATCGGCGAGCATTTACCGCGGCAGGCGAGCCGCGATGATGTGGTCCTGCTCTATTTCGCCGGTCATGGCTCGCCCGAGACCGGCAACCTTCCTGGCAGCTTTTCGCGCTACCTGATTGCTCACGACACCGAGTATGACGCGATCTTTGCGACTGGTCTGGACCTGGAGTACGACTTAATCCGCCTGCTGCAGCGCCTGCCGGCGCGGCTCGTGGTGGTTATCCTCGATACCTGTTTTAGCGGGCGGGCCGGGGGACGGACCTTTGAGGGGCCAATCCTGCGCAGCCAGCGTGCCCGGCTGCGCGGTCCAGGCTCGCCAGCGCTGGTGCCGCCCCGGCTGAGCGACCTGCCGCTCGGTGAAGGGCGGATTATTCTGGCGGCTTGTGACGACGATGAGGTCGCCAGAGAAGATGAGCGACTGCACCAGGGCGTCTTCTCTTATTTTCTGCTGCAGGTCCTGAGTGGGGCTGAGACTGCGGCCACCGGCGCTGGCGAGTCACGGGAGAGGACGATCAGCTTGAGCACCCTCTACGAGCGTGTAGCGCTGGCCGTCGTCACCTTTACGGGAGGTCGCCAGCATCCGGTACTGAATGGGCGCCTGAGTCTGGCCCGTCTGCCGCTTTTGAGATTACCGGAGCGCTAG